One Pseudomonas muyukensis DNA segment encodes these proteins:
- a CDS encoding DUF6124 family protein, whose amino-acid sequence MKKIVPDPPLPDTRHHTFGQCDAGHPPLFAVNPNINAHDALVHVAEYLRSAYNVGYKALEHMDETGRSLLWASLHGIEMAEGLTEAMLEGIESS is encoded by the coding sequence ATGAAAAAAATCGTCCCCGACCCACCCCTTCCCGACACCCGCCACCACACCTTCGGCCAATGCGACGCCGGCCATCCACCGCTGTTTGCGGTCAACCCCAACATCAACGCCCACGACGCCCTGGTGCATGTCGCCGAATACCTGCGCAGTGCCTACAACGTCGGCTACAAGGCGCTGGAGCATATGGATGAAACCGGCAGGAGCCTGCTGTGGGCCAGCCTGCATGGCATCGAGATGGCCGAAGGCCTGACGGAGGCGATGCTGGAGGGTATTGAGTCGTCCTGA
- a CDS encoding mechanosensitive ion channel family protein has product MLAFIQSYPLLLGTLLILLDLLLWQLIPLHRRAWRIATRLVFFLAFSAVLLAAGMSPLLPPPWADDVTRNLLATVLAIGWWLFAARTVTVVFGLLLVARGSHGGRLLQDVLGALIFLAAIVAAAAYVLQLPVKGLLATSGVMAIVIGLALQSTLSDVFSGIVLNTTRPYQIGDAISIDGTEGKVVDIDWRATRLITASGSLAVVPNSVAAKARLLNHSRPADRHGVTVSVVVPAKVRPKRVFDALEKALQGTSALLPSPAPKVTVKLSTLESVEYEASGFVADMAHKTEVRNQLFDLAHRHLEASGVMWNVDLALPPRSRQRELLDEVRVFRSLSGEERDALSQRMTAVEYLADQVILGIGDHSDHLLVIGSGVIQASIRNGEKLLEAGRMGPGEVLGVEGIVDENDSLAEFRTLTSCLLYRIEKDQVRSCLAQRGEVESALVKLQRFRQLSRESLLLQKPPQVKKGGFLSWLHK; this is encoded by the coding sequence ATGCTGGCGTTCATCCAGTCATACCCGCTGTTGCTCGGCACCCTGCTGATCCTGCTCGACCTGCTGCTCTGGCAGTTGATCCCGCTGCACCGTCGGGCCTGGCGCATCGCCACGCGCCTGGTGTTCTTCCTGGCGTTCAGCGCGGTGCTGCTGGCCGCCGGCATGAGCCCGCTGCTACCGCCACCCTGGGCCGACGATGTCACGCGCAACCTGCTGGCCACGGTGCTGGCGATCGGCTGGTGGCTGTTCGCCGCGCGCACGGTGACCGTGGTCTTCGGCCTGCTGCTGGTAGCCCGCGGCAGCCACGGCGGGCGCTTGTTGCAGGATGTGCTCGGGGCGTTGATCTTCCTCGCCGCCATCGTCGCGGCGGCGGCCTATGTGCTGCAGTTGCCGGTCAAGGGCTTGCTGGCCACGTCGGGGGTGATGGCCATCGTCATCGGCCTGGCGTTGCAGAGCACCCTCAGTGACGTGTTCTCGGGCATCGTGCTCAACACCACGCGGCCCTACCAGATCGGCGACGCGATCTCCATCGACGGCACCGAGGGCAAGGTGGTGGACATCGACTGGCGCGCCACCCGCTTGATCACCGCCAGCGGCAGCCTGGCGGTGGTTCCCAACTCGGTGGCGGCCAAGGCGCGGCTGCTCAACCACAGCCGCCCGGCCGACCGCCATGGGGTGACGGTCAGCGTGGTGGTACCGGCCAAGGTGCGGCCCAAGCGGGTGTTCGATGCCCTGGAGAAGGCCTTGCAAGGCACCAGCGCGTTGCTGCCCTCGCCCGCGCCCAAGGTCACGGTGAAGCTGTCCACCCTCGAATCGGTGGAATACGAGGCCAGCGGCTTCGTCGCCGACATGGCGCACAAGACCGAGGTGCGCAACCAGCTGTTCGACCTGGCCCACCGCCACCTGGAAGCCAGCGGCGTGATGTGGAACGTCGACCTCGCCTTGCCCCCGCGCAGCCGCCAGCGCGAACTGCTGGATGAGGTGCGGGTGTTTCGCTCGCTCAGCGGCGAGGAGCGCGATGCCCTGAGCCAGCGCATGACCGCGGTGGAGTACCTGGCCGACCAGGTGATCCTGGGGATCGGCGACCACTCCGATCACTTGCTGGTCATCGGCAGCGGGGTGATCCAGGCCTCGATCCGCAACGGCGAAAAGTTGCTGGAGGCTGGCCGCATGGGGCCGGGCGAGGTGCTGGGGGTGGAGGGCATCGTCGATGAAAACGACTCGCTGGCCGAGTTCCGCACCCTGACCAGCTGCCTGCTGTACCGCATCGAGAAGGACCAGGTGCGCAGCTGCCTGGCGCAGCGTGGCGAGGTGGAGTCGGCACTGGTCAAGTTGCAGCGGTTCCGCCAGCTGAGCCGCGAGTCGCTGCTGCTGCAAAAGCCGCCGCAAGTGAAGAAGGGCGGGTTCCTGAGCTGGTTGCACAAGTAG
- a CDS encoding amidohydrolase, whose product MSQDPTDQSRRKFLATSTVLGAAGALWSALPFTDSAHAALSGDPMTADLILFNGKLHTVDREKPTASAVAIKDGKFLAVGSDAEAMAHKGGATQIIDLKQRTVIPGLNDSHLHLIRGGLNYNLELRWEGVPSLADALRMLKAQAERTPSPQWVRVVGGWNEFQFAEKRMPTLEEINQAAPDTPVFLLHLYDRALLNRAALKAVGYSKDTPNPPGGEIQRDKFGNPTGMLIARPNATILYATLAKGPKLPLEYQVNSTRQFMRELNRLGLTSAIDAGGGYQNYPDDYQVIQELADNDQLTVRIAYNLFTQKPKEELTDFKNWTQKVKPGDGNDFFRHNGAGEMLVFSAADFEDFLEPRPDLPQTMEQELEPVVRHLVEQRWPFRLHATYDESISRMLDVFEKVNRDIPFNGLPWFFDHAETITPKNIERVRALGGGIAIQDRMAFQGEYFVDRYGAKAAEHTPPIKRMLDMGVPVGAGTDATRVSSYNPWTSLYWMVSGKTVGGLELYPQGLSRETALQLFTHGSAWFSSEQGKKGQIKVGQLADLAALSLDFFSVDEEAIKGIESVLTIVDGKVVYGAAEFDKLGPAQVPVLPEWSPVAKVPGHWRAGAPMAAALHQCVGPCGVHAHSHEKARHSSVPVSDYQGFWGALGCSCFAF is encoded by the coding sequence ATGAGCCAGGACCCAACCGACCAGAGCCGCCGCAAGTTCCTCGCCACCAGCACCGTGCTCGGTGCCGCTGGCGCACTGTGGAGTGCATTGCCGTTCACCGATTCCGCCCATGCAGCCCTTTCAGGAGATCCCATGACCGCCGACCTCATCTTGTTCAATGGCAAGTTGCACACCGTTGACCGCGAAAAGCCCACCGCCAGCGCCGTGGCCATCAAGGACGGCAAGTTCCTCGCCGTGGGCAGCGACGCCGAGGCCATGGCCCACAAGGGGGGCGCCACGCAGATCATCGACCTCAAGCAGCGCACGGTGATCCCGGGCCTGAACGACTCGCACCTGCACCTGATCCGTGGCGGCCTGAACTACAACCTGGAGCTGCGCTGGGAGGGCGTGCCGTCGCTGGCCGATGCCCTGCGCATGCTCAAGGCCCAGGCCGAGCGCACGCCGAGCCCGCAGTGGGTGCGCGTGGTCGGCGGCTGGAACGAGTTCCAGTTCGCCGAAAAGCGCATGCCGACCCTCGAAGAGATCAACCAGGCCGCCCCGGACACCCCGGTGTTCCTCCTCCACCTGTACGACCGCGCGCTGCTCAACCGCGCCGCGCTCAAGGCCGTGGGCTACAGCAAGGACACGCCCAACCCGCCGGGCGGCGAGATCCAGCGCGACAAGTTCGGCAACCCCACCGGCATGCTGATTGCCCGGCCCAACGCCACCATCCTCTACGCCACCCTGGCCAAGGGGCCGAAGCTGCCGCTGGAGTACCAGGTCAACTCCACCCGCCAGTTCATGCGCGAGCTCAACCGCCTGGGCCTGACCAGCGCCATCGATGCCGGTGGCGGCTACCAGAACTACCCGGACGACTACCAGGTGATCCAGGAGCTGGCCGACAACGACCAGTTGACCGTGCGCATCGCCTACAACCTGTTCACCCAGAAGCCCAAGGAAGAGCTCACCGATTTCAAGAACTGGACGCAAAAGGTCAAGCCGGGCGACGGCAACGACTTCTTCCGCCACAACGGTGCCGGCGAAATGCTGGTGTTCTCCGCCGCCGACTTCGAGGACTTCCTCGAGCCGCGCCCGGACCTGCCGCAAACCATGGAGCAGGAGCTGGAGCCGGTGGTACGCCACCTGGTCGAGCAGCGCTGGCCGTTCCGCCTGCACGCCACCTACGACGAATCCATCTCGCGCATGCTCGACGTGTTCGAGAAGGTCAACCGCGACATCCCGTTCAACGGCCTGCCGTGGTTCTTCGACCACGCCGAGACCATCACCCCGAAGAACATCGAGCGGGTGCGGGCGCTGGGCGGCGGCATCGCCATCCAGGACCGCATGGCCTTCCAGGGTGAGTATTTCGTCGACCGTTATGGCGCCAAGGCCGCCGAGCACACCCCGCCGATCAAGCGCATGCTCGACATGGGCGTGCCGGTGGGGGCCGGTACCGACGCGACCCGGGTGTCCAGCTACAACCCGTGGACGTCGCTGTACTGGATGGTCAGCGGCAAGACCGTCGGCGGGCTGGAACTGTATCCGCAAGGCCTGAGCCGCGAGACCGCGTTGCAGTTGTTCACCCATGGCAGCGCCTGGTTCTCCAGCGAGCAGGGCAAGAAGGGGCAGATCAAGGTCGGCCAGCTGGCCGACCTGGCGGCGCTGTCGCTGGACTTCTTCAGCGTCGATGAAGAGGCGATCAAGGGTATCGAGTCGGTGCTGACCATCGTCGACGGCAAGGTGGTGTACGGCGCCGCCGAGTTCGACAAGCTGGGCCCGGCGCAGGTGCCGGTGTTGCCCGAGTGGTCGCCGGTGGCCAAGGTGCCCGGGCACTGGCGCGCCGGGGCGCCGATGGCGGCGGCGCTGCACCAGTGTGTCGGGCCGTGCGGGGTGCATGCCCACAGCCATGAGAAGGCGCGGCATTCCAGTGTGCCGGTGAGCGATTACCAGGGCTTCTGGGGCGCGTTGGGTTGTTCCTGCTTCGCCTTCTGA
- the amaB gene encoding L-piperidine-6-carboxylate dehydrogenase gives MVAGLLERLGVAAAAYTQGDYPVHTPIDGSQIAAVKLLGKADTIARIDQAQQAFEAWRSVPAPRRGELVRLFGEVLRAHKADLGELVSIEAGKITQEGLGEVQEMIDICDFAVGLSRQLYGLTIASERPGHHMRETWHPLGVVGVISAFNFPVAVWAWNTALALVAGNAVVWKPSEKTPLTALACQALFEKALKAFGDAPAGLSQLVIGGREAGEALVDDPRVPLVSATGSTRMGREVGPRVAARFGRSILELGGNNAMILAPSADLDLAVRGILFSAVGTAGQRCTTLRRLIVHRSIKDEVVARVKAAYAKVRIGDPRKDNLVGPLIDKQSFDAMQGALAKARDEGGQVFGGERQLADQYPNAYYVTPAIAQMPAQSEVVRHETFAPILYVLAYDDFEEALRLNNEVPQGLSSCIFTTDLREAERFQSAAGSDCGIANVNIGTSGAEIGGAFGGEKETGGGRESGSDAWKGYMRRQTNTVNYSRELPLAQGIVFD, from the coding sequence ATGGTTGCTGGACTGCTCGAGCGCCTTGGCGTTGCCGCCGCGGCTTACACCCAGGGCGACTACCCTGTTCACACCCCGATCGACGGCAGCCAGATCGCCGCGGTGAAGTTGCTCGGCAAGGCCGACACCATAGCCCGCATCGACCAGGCCCAACAGGCCTTCGAAGCCTGGCGCAGCGTGCCGGCGCCACGCCGTGGCGAGCTGGTGCGCCTGTTCGGCGAGGTGCTGCGTGCGCACAAGGCCGACCTCGGCGAGCTGGTGTCCATCGAAGCTGGCAAGATCACCCAGGAAGGCCTGGGTGAAGTACAGGAGATGATCGACATCTGTGACTTTGCCGTCGGTCTGTCGCGCCAGCTGTACGGCCTGACCATCGCCTCCGAGCGCCCGGGCCACCACATGCGCGAAACCTGGCACCCGCTGGGTGTGGTCGGGGTGATCAGCGCCTTCAACTTCCCGGTGGCGGTGTGGGCGTGGAACACCGCCCTGGCCCTGGTGGCCGGCAATGCGGTGGTGTGGAAGCCGTCCGAGAAGACCCCGCTCACCGCCCTGGCCTGCCAGGCGCTGTTCGAGAAGGCCCTGAAAGCCTTTGGTGACGCCCCGGCCGGCCTCAGCCAGCTGGTGATCGGCGGCCGTGAAGCCGGCGAAGCCCTGGTCGACGACCCGCGTGTGCCGCTGGTCAGCGCCACCGGCAGCACCCGCATGGGCCGCGAAGTGGGCCCGCGCGTGGCTGCGCGCTTTGGCCGCAGCATCCTCGAACTGGGCGGCAACAACGCGATGATCCTGGCGCCCAGCGCCGATCTGGACCTGGCCGTGCGCGGCATCCTGTTCTCCGCCGTTGGCACCGCCGGCCAGCGCTGCACCACCCTGCGCCGACTGATCGTGCACCGTTCGATCAAGGACGAGGTGGTGGCCCGGGTCAAGGCCGCCTACGCCAAGGTGCGCATCGGCGATCCGCGCAAGGACAACCTGGTCGGCCCGCTGATCGACAAGCAGTCGTTCGACGCCATGCAGGGCGCGCTGGCCAAGGCCCGCGACGAAGGTGGCCAGGTGTTCGGCGGCGAGCGCCAACTGGCCGACCAGTACCCCAATGCCTACTACGTGACACCGGCCATTGCCCAGATGCCGGCCCAGAGCGAGGTGGTGCGCCACGAAACCTTCGCGCCGATCCTCTACGTGCTGGCCTACGACGACTTCGAAGAGGCCCTGCGCCTGAACAACGAGGTGCCGCAAGGCTTGTCGTCGTGCATCTTCACCACCGACCTGCGCGAGGCCGAGCGCTTCCAGAGCGCCGCGGGCAGCGATTGCGGCATCGCCAACGTCAACATCGGCACCAGCGGTGCGGAGATCGGCGGGGCGTTCGGCGGCGAGAAGGAGACCGGTGGTGGCCGTGAGTCGGGTTCGGACGCCTGGAAAGGCTACATGCGCCGGCAGACCAACACCGTGAACTATTCGCGCGAGTTGCCGCTGGCGCAGGGTATCGTCTTCGATTGA
- a CDS encoding monovalent cation:proton antiporter-2 (CPA2) family protein produces MPHEGSLLQTAVIFLLAAVVAVPLAKRLQLGAVIGYLLAGVAIGPQALGLIRDTESVAHISELGVVLLLFIIGLELSPRRLWLMRKSVFGVGTAQVLLTGAALGAIALFGFSQSLPAAIVVGLGLALSSTALGLQSLAESKQLNAPHGRLAFAILLFQDIAAIPLIALVPLLAASGPDTSHGDSLEHGLQVFASIAIVIVGGRYLLRPLFRIVARTGLPEVSTATALLVVIGTAWLMEEAGISMALGAFLAGLLLADSEYRHELESQIEPFKGLLLGLFFMSVGMGANLRLLLEMPLVLLGLTLLLIAVKLLLLIGAGRLAGGLNGASALRLGMVLAAGGEFAFVVFKLGKDQGLFDTQTYDLLLMTITLSMAVTPLLMLGCARALKRPQPVPEVPEQYKTIDAGTPRVVIAGMGRMGQIVARILRAQKIPFVALETSVDAIEMTRMFEQVPVFYGDPLRPEVLQAAKVGEAEYFIITIDDPEVAIHTAERAKRLYPHLKVIARARNRQHVHKLMDVGAEPIRETFHSSLEMSRRTLIGLGLTQEQAAYRIQRFTEHDEQVLEAQGLVRDDRAKVMQTAKEARVELERLFASDED; encoded by the coding sequence ATGCCACACGAAGGCAGCCTTCTACAAACCGCCGTCATCTTCCTCCTCGCCGCCGTGGTCGCCGTGCCCCTGGCCAAACGCCTGCAACTGGGCGCCGTGATCGGCTACCTGCTGGCGGGCGTAGCCATCGGCCCGCAGGCCCTGGGGCTGATCCGCGATACCGAGAGCGTCGCGCACATCTCCGAGCTGGGCGTGGTGTTGCTGTTGTTCATCATCGGCCTGGAACTGTCGCCACGGCGCCTGTGGCTGATGCGCAAGTCGGTGTTCGGCGTCGGCACCGCCCAGGTGCTGCTGACCGGCGCGGCACTCGGCGCCATCGCCCTGTTCGGCTTCAGCCAGAGCCTGCCGGCGGCCATCGTGGTTGGCCTGGGCCTGGCCCTGTCGTCCACCGCCCTGGGCCTGCAGAGCCTGGCCGAGAGCAAGCAGCTCAACGCCCCCCATGGCCGCCTGGCCTTCGCCATCCTGCTGTTCCAGGACATCGCCGCGATCCCCTTGATCGCCCTGGTGCCGCTGTTGGCCGCCAGCGGCCCGGACACCAGCCACGGCGACAGCCTCGAGCATGGCCTGCAGGTGTTCGCCAGCATCGCCATCGTCATCGTTGGCGGCCGCTACTTGCTGCGCCCGCTGTTTCGCATCGTCGCCCGCACCGGCCTGCCGGAGGTGTCCACCGCCACTGCGCTGCTGGTGGTGATTGGCACCGCCTGGCTGATGGAGGAGGCTGGCATCTCCATGGCCCTGGGCGCCTTCCTTGCCGGCCTGCTGCTGGCCGACTCGGAGTACCGCCACGAATTGGAATCGCAGATCGAGCCGTTCAAGGGCTTGCTGCTGGGCCTGTTCTTCATGAGTGTGGGCATGGGCGCCAACCTGCGCCTGCTGCTGGAAATGCCGCTGGTGCTGCTGGGCCTGACCCTGCTGCTGATCGCGGTGAAGTTGCTGCTGCTGATCGGCGCCGGGCGCCTGGCCGGAGGCCTCAACGGCGCCAGCGCCCTGCGCCTGGGCATGGTGCTGGCGGCCGGCGGCGAGTTCGCCTTCGTGGTGTTCAAGCTGGGCAAGGACCAGGGCCTGTTCGATACCCAGACCTACGACCTGCTGCTGATGACCATCACCCTGTCGATGGCCGTCACGCCGCTGCTGATGCTCGGTTGCGCCCGCGCCCTCAAGCGCCCGCAGCCGGTGCCTGAGGTGCCCGAGCAGTACAAGACCATCGACGCTGGCACCCCGCGCGTGGTGATTGCCGGCATGGGCCGCATGGGCCAGATCGTCGCGCGCATCCTGCGGGCGCAGAAGATCCCCTTCGTCGCCCTGGAGACCTCGGTGGACGCCATCGAGATGACCCGCATGTTCGAGCAGGTGCCGGTGTTCTATGGCGACCCACTGCGCCCTGAAGTGTTGCAGGCGGCCAAGGTCGGCGAGGCCGAGTACTTCATCATCACCATCGACGACCCCGAGGTGGCGATCCACACGGCAGAGCGGGCCAAGCGCCTGTACCCGCACCTGAAGGTGATCGCCCGGGCGCGTAACCGCCAGCACGTGCACAAGCTGATGGACGTCGGCGCCGAGCCGATCCGCGAGACCTTCCATTCCAGCCTGGAGATGAGCCGCCGCACCCTGATTGGGCTGGGGTTGACGCAGGAGCAGGCGGCGTATCGCATCCAGCGCTTCACCGAGCATGACGAGCAGGTGCTCGAAGCCCAGGGCCTGGTGCGCGACGATCGCGCCAAGGTGATGCAGACGGCCAAGGAAGCGCGGGTGGAGCTGGAACGGTTGTTTGCGTCGGATGAGGATTGA
- the amaA gene encoding L-pipecolate oxidase: MSELRQECLWEHITQPSVSAQALAGEHKADVCVIGAGITGLSAAIHLLEQGKSVILLEAWKVGHGGSGRNVGLVNAGTWIRPDDVEATLGHKQGSRLNTVLGGAPAEVFAMIERLGIDCQAQHKGTLHMAHNATGIADLEARHQQWTRRGADVELLTGAQCQEYCGTDKIAAALLDRRAGTINPMAYTQGLAAAVERLGGTLFQQSAVEGLARDGDAWQVMTGRGSVRADKVVISTGAYTEGDWSNLQKHFFRGYYYQVASKPLHGAAADKVLPHGQGSWDTRTVLSSIRRDDQGRLLLGSLGRVDNKPAWFVRSWADRIQSHYYPELGKVEWQMHWTGCIDFTPDHLMRLFEPAPGLVAVTGYNGRGNTTGTVIGRAFAEFLLKDDPQHLPIPFSPMKPVSAPSLRTAFYESGFSLYHAGQCLRVVL, encoded by the coding sequence ATGTCCGAACTGCGTCAAGAATGTCTGTGGGAACACATCACCCAGCCGAGCGTCAGCGCCCAGGCCCTGGCCGGTGAGCACAAGGCCGATGTCTGCGTGATCGGCGCTGGCATCACCGGGCTGTCGGCGGCCATCCACCTGCTCGAGCAAGGCAAGTCGGTGATCCTGCTGGAGGCCTGGAAGGTCGGCCATGGAGGCTCGGGGCGCAACGTCGGCCTGGTCAACGCCGGCACCTGGATCCGCCCCGACGACGTCGAGGCGACCCTCGGCCACAAGCAGGGCAGCCGCCTGAACACGGTGCTCGGCGGCGCTCCGGCCGAGGTGTTCGCGATGATCGAACGTCTGGGCATCGACTGCCAGGCCCAGCACAAGGGCACCCTGCACATGGCGCACAACGCCACCGGCATCGCCGACCTGGAGGCCCGCCACCAGCAATGGACGCGCCGAGGCGCCGACGTCGAGTTGCTGACCGGGGCGCAATGCCAGGAATACTGCGGTACCGACAAGATTGCCGCGGCGCTGCTCGACCGCCGCGCCGGCACCATCAACCCCATGGCCTACACCCAGGGCCTGGCCGCTGCCGTGGAGCGACTCGGCGGCACGCTGTTCCAGCAGTCGGCGGTCGAAGGCCTGGCCCGTGACGGCGACGCCTGGCAGGTCATGACCGGGCGTGGTTCGGTGCGCGCCGACAAGGTGGTGATCTCCACCGGCGCCTACACCGAAGGCGACTGGAGCAACCTGCAGAAGCACTTCTTCCGGGGCTACTACTACCAGGTGGCCTCCAAACCCTTGCACGGCGCCGCCGCCGACAAGGTGCTGCCCCATGGCCAGGGCTCGTGGGATACCCGCACCGTGCTCAGCAGCATCCGCCGCGACGACCAGGGCCGCCTGTTGCTGGGCAGCCTGGGACGGGTCGACAACAAGCCGGCGTGGTTCGTGCGCAGCTGGGCCGACCGCATCCAGAGCCATTACTACCCTGAATTGGGCAAGGTCGAATGGCAGATGCACTGGACCGGCTGCATCGACTTCACCCCCGACCACCTGATGCGCCTGTTCGAGCCGGCGCCGGGGCTGGTGGCGGTGACCGGCTACAACGGCCGGGGCAACACCACCGGCACGGTGATCGGCCGGGCGTTCGCCGAGTTCCTGCTCAAGGACGACCCGCAGCACCTGCCGATTCCGTTCTCGCCGATGAAACCGGTGAGCGCACCCTCGCTGCGCACGGCGTTCTACGAGTCGGGGTTCTCGCTGTATCACGCCGGGCAGTGCTTGCGGGTCGTCCTGTAG
- a CDS encoding LysR substrate-binding domain-containing protein: MEDLNSLYYFTQVVEHGGFAPAGRALDMPKSKLSRRIADLEDRLGVRLLHRTSRHCSLTEIGQAYYNRCLAMRVEAEGAAEIIERNRSEPRGLVRISCPTTLLNSWVGPMLTRYMLKYPQVELFIESTNRRVDLLHEGFDVALRVRFPPLENTDMVMKVLSNSTQCLVGHPSFLEQLAEGFDPQQLSELPSVHWGGAQREYQWELFQGEDMSESLVIPHKPRMVTDDLFALRHFVVAGIGIAHLPRVAVREDLAAGRLVEMLPDWHPRCGIVHAIFPSRRGLLPSVRSLIDHLAEEFAISDMA; the protein is encoded by the coding sequence TTGGAAGACCTCAACTCCCTCTACTACTTCACCCAGGTGGTCGAGCACGGCGGCTTCGCCCCCGCCGGGCGGGCGCTGGACATGCCCAAGTCCAAGCTCAGCCGGCGCATCGCCGACCTCGAAGACCGCCTCGGCGTGCGCCTGCTGCATCGCACCAGCCGGCACTGCTCGCTGACCGAGATCGGCCAGGCCTACTACAACCGCTGCCTGGCGATGCGCGTGGAGGCCGAGGGCGCCGCCGAGATCATCGAACGCAACCGCAGCGAACCCCGTGGGCTGGTGCGTATCAGCTGCCCCACCACCCTGCTCAATTCCTGGGTCGGGCCGATGCTCACCCGCTACATGCTCAAGTACCCGCAGGTGGAGCTTTTCATCGAAAGCACCAACCGCCGCGTCGACCTGCTGCACGAGGGCTTCGACGTGGCGCTGCGGGTGCGCTTCCCGCCGCTGGAGAACACCGACATGGTGATGAAGGTGTTGAGCAACAGCACCCAGTGCCTGGTCGGGCATCCGTCGTTTCTCGAGCAGCTGGCCGAAGGTTTCGACCCGCAGCAGCTCAGTGAGCTGCCCAGCGTGCATTGGGGCGGCGCCCAGCGTGAGTACCAGTGGGAGCTGTTCCAGGGTGAGGACATGAGCGAAAGCCTGGTGATCCCGCACAAACCACGGATGGTCACCGACGACCTGTTTGCCTTGCGCCACTTCGTGGTGGCCGGAATAGGTATCGCCCACCTGCCGCGGGTGGCGGTGCGCGAGGACCTGGCAGCGGGGCGGTTGGTGGAGATGCTGCCGGACTGGCATCCGCGTTGCGGCATCGTGCATGCGATCTTCCCGTCGCGGCGCGGGTTGCTGCCGTCGGTGCGGTCGTTGATCGATCATCTGGCGGAGGAATTCGCCATCAGCGACATGGCGTAG
- a CDS encoding antibiotic biosynthesis monooxygenase has protein sequence MQMSSAHNRNVVTLVIQHKVRAQALAHYETWLQRAVTTARQQPGHLDVNVIRPQDGGRHFTTVVRFADAAQLQAWVNSAERQALVGEVLPLLEDGDHTQVHDDPEFWFTPPSQGTAQPPRWKQALLTYLVICPMTLVIPSLLAPLFARYPGLGGPISGNLIVNLFVILPVVFYIMPWVTRRCAAWLRR, from the coding sequence ATGCAGATGAGCAGCGCACACAACCGCAACGTCGTCACGCTGGTGATCCAGCACAAGGTCCGTGCCCAGGCGCTGGCGCACTACGAAACCTGGCTCCAGCGCGCCGTGACCACCGCGCGCCAGCAGCCTGGGCACCTGGACGTCAACGTCATTCGCCCGCAAGACGGCGGCCGCCACTTCACCACCGTGGTGCGCTTCGCCGACGCCGCGCAGTTGCAGGCCTGGGTCAATTCGGCCGAACGCCAGGCGCTGGTCGGCGAAGTGTTGCCGCTGCTGGAGGATGGCGACCACACCCAGGTGCACGACGACCCAGAGTTCTGGTTCACCCCGCCTAGCCAGGGCACGGCGCAACCGCCGCGCTGGAAGCAGGCGCTGCTGACCTACCTGGTGATCTGCCCGATGACCCTGGTCATCCCGTCGTTGCTGGCACCCTTGTTCGCCCGTTACCCAGGCCTGGGCGGCCCGATCAGCGGCAACCTGATCGTCAACCTGTTCGTCATCCTGCCAGTGGTGTTCTACATCATGCCCTGGGTGACCCGCCGCTGCGCCGCCTGGTTGCGCCGCTGA
- the ycaC gene encoding isochorismate family cysteine hydrolase YcaC → MNHFKYNRLNKDDAAVLLVDHQAGLLSLVRDIEPDRFKNNVLALADLAKYFNLPTILTTSFEQGPNGPLVPELKALFPDAPYIARPGQINAWDNEDFVKAVKATGKKQLIIAGVVTEVCVAFPALAALEEEFEVFVVTDASGTFNEMTRDAAHNRMSQAGAQLMTWFGVACELHRDWRNDVEGLAALFSNHIPDYRNLITSYNALTAGK, encoded by the coding sequence ATGAACCACTTCAAATACAACCGCCTGAACAAAGACGACGCCGCCGTACTGCTGGTCGACCACCAGGCCGGCCTGCTGTCCCTGGTCCGCGATATCGAGCCGGACCGCTTCAAGAACAACGTGCTGGCCCTGGCCGACCTGGCCAAGTACTTCAACCTGCCGACCATCCTCACCACCAGCTTCGAGCAAGGCCCCAACGGCCCGCTGGTACCCGAGCTCAAGGCGCTGTTCCCGGACGCTCCCTACATCGCCCGCCCTGGCCAGATCAACGCCTGGGACAACGAAGATTTCGTCAAGGCGGTGAAGGCCACCGGCAAGAAGCAGCTGATCATCGCCGGTGTGGTCACCGAGGTGTGCGTGGCCTTCCCGGCGCTGGCGGCCCTTGAAGAGGAATTCGAGGTGTTCGTGGTCACCGACGCTTCCGGCACCTTCAACGAAATGACCCGCGATGCCGCCCACAACCGCATGAGCCAGGCCGGCGCGCAGCTGATGACCTGGTTCGGCGTGGCCTGTGAGCTGCACCGCGACTGGCGCAACGACGTCGAGGGGTTGGCGGCGCTGTTCTCCAACCACATCCCCGACTACCGCAACCTGATCACCAGCTACAACGCCCTGACCGCCGGTAAATAA